The genome window CACCCACAGGCGCAGCGAGTCCGCCGCGGCGTAGCTGCGCGCGATGTCCTCGCGCAGGGCGTCGGTGCCCGAGGCCACGGTGCCCATGGCGATGCGCCGGGCGTCGGAGAGAATGAGATCGGCCTCCACGGAGGAGACGTCGGGCAGCGCGGCGCGGATCTGGTCATGCAGCGAGCTGTCGATCAGCATCGACCAGCCCGTGCCCATCACCAGCAGCACCGCGAACCCCGCCAGCAGGGTCCACATCAGGCAGTAGAGCCCGTGGTAGCCCGGGCGCGAGTGCAGCCGGGACAATTGTCCTCCGGCCACGACCATCGCGCGGGAGCGCCCCATCACGTAAACCGCGATCGAGATCGCGGCGACAATCAGCCCGGCAAGGGGCAGGAGAGGGAGGAAAGTGTTTCCCAACATGGATCCCGGTCGCTTTCGGATTGGGCGGGGCTCGGAGGAGGCCGAGGTGTCCCGAGGGCGGTGGCGCTGGGCGCGCCGCCCGGCCGGTCGGGGTCCGGGGAGCGCGGATCGCTCCCCGGCAGTGTCAGCGGCGCCGCGCTCAGTTCAGCGCGGAGGCCTCGATCGGGGTGAGCGCGGAGACGGCCTCGGCCTGCTTCTCATGCGCGTCTTCCGGCAGCGGGATCAGGCCCTTGTCGACCAGGTACCCGTCTTCGCCCGAGGCTTTCGGGGAGAGGTACTCGGCCAGGAACTCCTCCATGCCCGGGATGACGCCGACATGGGCCTTCTTCACGTAGACGTAGAGCGAGCGGGAGATCTCGTAGGTGCCATCGGCGATGGTCTCGAAGGTCGGCTGCTCGCCGTCCACCGAGGCGCCCTTCAGGCGGTCGGCGTTCTGGTCGAGGTAGGAGAAGCCGAAGATGCCGAGCGCGTTCGGGTTGGCTTCCAGCTTGGAGACGATGAGGTTGTCGTTCTCGCCGGATTCCACGTAGACGCCGTCCTGGCGGATCTCCATGCCGGTCTTGCCGCAATCCTCGCCACCGGCCATCTTGCAGCCGTGCTCCATCGCCAGCTCCTCGAAGCTGTCACGCGTGCCGGAGGACGGCGGCGGGCCAAGCACTTCGATCTTGGTGGCGGGCAGGGCCGGGTCGACCTCGTTCCACATCATCGGCTTCGGGCCGTTGGCGGCGAGCGCGGTCCAGATCTGGCCGACGGTGAGGGTGAAGGTCGGGCCTTCCATCGCGTTGGCGATGACGATGCCGTCAAAGCCGACCTTCATCTCGACGATGTCGGTGACACCGTTTTCCTGGCACATCGTGAACTCGGAGGCCTTCATGCGGCGCGAGGCGTTGGTGAAGTCCGGGAACTCGGCGCCCACGCCGGCGCAGAACAGCTTCATGCCGCCACCGGTA of Paroceanicella profunda contains these proteins:
- a CDS encoding substrate-binding domain-containing protein is translated as MNTTRILAIAAAATLAAGVASARDQIRIVGSSTVFPFTTAVAEQFGQATGNPIPVVESTGTGGGMKLFCAGVGAEFPDFTNASRRMKASEFTMCQENGVTDIVEMKVGFDGIVIANAMEGPTFTLTVGQIWTALAANGPKPMMWNEVDPALPATKIEVLGPPPSSGTRDSFEELAMEHGCKMAGGEDCGKTGMEIRQDGVYVESGENDNLIVSKLEANPNALGIFGFSYLDQNADRLKGASVDGEQPTFETIADGTYEISRSLYVYVKKAHVGVIPGMEEFLAEYLSPKASGEDGYLVDKGLIPLPEDAHEKQAEAVSALTPIEASALN